The following coding sequences are from one Schizosaccharomyces osmophilus chromosome 1, complete sequence window:
- the hsk1 gene encoding Dbf4(Dfp1)-dependent protein kinase Hsk1, whose product MSSLVTKRSENLETSKQVADDIDECEATEIDEEEKSDKYEMKERMHDVPEQDREEMEDIINVFDGLENQYNLIEKIGEGTFSSVYKAEDMKYYDYINDWDIDSKVLAKQQKPEGLIHESAISPTKREPKFVAIKKIYATSSPMRILNELEILYLLRGIDTIAPLITALRNEDQVLLILPYYQHTDFRQFYSTFSYKEMSAYFRCLFDALAACEAMQIMHRDIKPSNFLFNVERKHGVLVDFGLAEHHNWPLPKTCPCVSYETADLARESYKDYGPALGYVKNDTRPSKRANRAGTRGFRAPEVLLKCSVQTTRIDIWSAGVILLSFLTKRFPMFNSKDDVDALMEIACIFGKNEMRQVAALHGCTFETNVNTLTEKRVNFRKLILWASCGSASIYKEKLMHKPSIEETVCLDFLERCLELDCNKRITASEAMAHDFLYLDDPTFPFSFQRNDPSFDKPVPDSPPMENDSTETTQHFSRILRDGEDNDSSTQDMSVLKRKRPSDSIDDNL is encoded by the exons ATGTCCAGCCTTGTAACCAAACGATCTGAAAATTTGGAAACTTCAAAACAAGTAGCGGACGATATTGATGAATGCGAGGCTACagaaattgatgaagaagaaaaatcagATAAGTATGAGATGAAGGAACGTATGCATGATGTTCCTGAACAGGATCGtgaagaaatggaagacATCATCAATGTATTTGATGGACTGGAAAACCAATATaatttaattgaaaagatCGGAGAGG GGACTTTTTCGAGCGTATACAAGGCTGAAGATATGAAGTACTATGACTATATTAATGATTGGGATATTGATTCTAAAGTTTTAGCTAAACAACAAAAACCGGAAGGTTTAATTCATGAAAGCGCCATAAGTCCTACGAAGAGAGAGCCCAAATTTGTTgctataaaaaagatatacGCTACTAGCAGCCCAATGCGTATTCTGAACGAATTGGAAATTCTGTATCTTCTGCGAGGGATTGATACAATTGCACCATTAATTACTGCATTAAGGAACGAAGACCAGGTTTTGCTTATACTACCATATTATCAGCATACTGATTTTCGACAATTCTATAGCACTTTTTCGTACAAGGAAATGAGCGCGTACTTTCGTTGCCTGTTCGATGCTTTGGCCGCTTGTGAAGCTATGCAAATTATGCACCGGGATATCAAACCGagtaattttctttttaacGTCGAACGAAAACATGGCGTTTTGGTTGATTTCGGATTGGCCGAACATCATAATTGGCCTCTTCCAAAAACCTGCCCTTGTGTATCGTATGAAACCGCAGACTTAGCTCGTGAATCGTACAAGGATTATGGACCAGCCTTGGGGTATGTTAAAAATGATACTAGACCTAGCAAACGAGCCAATCGAGCTGGAACACGAGGATTTCGAGCACCAGAGGTTCTGCTGAAATGTTCTGTTCAGACTACGAGAATTGATATTTGGTCTGCTGGTGttattttactttcttttcttacaaAACGATTTCCAATGTTTAATTCCAAGGACGATGTTGATGCCCTTATGGAGATAGCATGtatctttggaaaaaacgaaatgcGACAGGTTGCAGCACTACATG GTTGCACATTTGAAACCAACGTTAATACCCTTACGGAAAAAAGAGTTAACTTTCGTAAATTAATATTGTGGGCTAGCTGTGGATCGGCGAGCATCtacaaggaaaaattaATGCATAAACCAAGTATAGAAGAAACCGTTTGTCTCGATTTCCTGGAGCGCTGTTTAGAATTGGATTGTAATAAGCGCATAACGGCAAGTGAGGCAATGGCCCATGACTTTCTGTATTTGGATGACCCGACATTCCCGTTTAGCTTTCAACGAAAtgatccttcttttgacaAGCCAGTACCCGATTCACCACCTATGGAGAATGACTCCACTGAAACGACTCAACACTTCTCTCGCATCTTAAGAGATGGTGAAGACAATGATTCAAGCACACAGGATATGTCTGTcttaaaaaggaaacgtCCTAGTGATAGCATCGATGACAATCTGTGA